The DNA segment CCTGTTTCTCTGCCAGCATTGAAGCTAGTTTCTTGTAGACAATATCTGCAGCCGGACCCATACCTCCAGCAGCAGAGAAAACCAAAGGCGTAAATACATGTCTGTGGACTTCACTTCACAGTAGAGCATGCACTCAGCTGCTCTAGGGGAGGATTTCCAACAATAAGACATAATGAAATACGCAACATCACAGCAAATCTTATGAGCGAAGTATGTCCAGATGTGGGTATTGAATCAACCTTACAGCCTGTGACGGAAGAGCAGTTCCAACTTAGGACAACCAACCGCGAGGATGGGGCTCGCCTTGATGTTGTGGCCCAGAGCTTCTGGAGCAACGATAGACAGAGTGCATTTTTTGATGTCAGGGTCTTCAACCCGTACGCACCTACCTATCGCCGCTCCACCATGGCCCAGAGCTACAGAAGAAACGAGATGGAGAAGAAGAGAGCTTATGAACAGCGTGTAAGAGAAGTCGAACATGGATCGTTTACGCCTTTGGTTTTCTCTGCTGCTGGAGGTATGGGTCCGGCTGCAGATATTGTCTACAAGAAACTAGCTTCAATGCTGGCAGAGAAACAGGACAAAACATACAGCACAACTCTGAATTGGATGAGATGTAGGCTAAATTTCTCCCTCATAAGATCAGAGATTATGTGCATCAGAGGCTCTAGGAAGTCATtcaccaccaccacaccaTGGAAGGCCTTAGACACTGGCACTATTGACCTAGCAACTCAAGAAGGCCGGGTGCTATCGGTCTGAAACATGTGTTTTCACCCAGGAactttataaaattatgtcacatgtttttgttgttttttcttggtttgtttttttgttttgtctttTGTCTTTTATCTTCTCACTTGCAATAAGTATTataattagaaaaaaaaaaaaaaaaaaaaaaaaaaaaaaagtatacatacatgtgtgtgtgtgtagacagcAGTGTATAgcatgtgtactgtgtgtgtgcttacatTGTTAATCTGTAGTTTTAGCATTATTTTTTAAATCCCCCCCCTTGTGTTTCCCATGTAGTTTCCATGGTTACTTGTCCGCCTGCCCTCGCTGACCCAACCAATGGACAAGTATCAATAGTTACTAATACTATAGGGAgtactgctacctacacctgtgacactggatacgGTGTCAATGGAGCAACCACTGACACTTGTGGAGCTGATGGTAGCTGGAGTGCTGTCCCTCCAACTTGTGATGGTGAGAATCTGCTGACTCTGCTAAACCCTCTGTTTATatccttgtgtgtgtgtgtctagtcGTCTGTCCTGAGCTGTCCATCGATAATGGAGTGATCTCGTACATTCCAACAAGCCCTCTGTTTGAGAACACTGTGGCCACtcacacctgtgacactggctatgAGGTGATTACAGGAGACACCActaggacttgtgggagtacTGGAGTATGGGGTGGAACTGCCCCACTGTGCACAGGTCAGTGtgctacatgattgtactTTCATTTCGAGCTGGGTACTCATACAAATTTTCAGCCCTCATTGTGACAAACAACAAAAATTCTGTATAACTGGGAAATGTGGCAGATTTACTGAAGATCGCCAAATTTAAACCGTCGAATTAAAGTTTTCCGGTGGACACAATGTCATTGCAGCAGAAGCCACGCCAATCTCATTAAAAACCGccaattaccgtatatcttctaatttatcagacacttttctgggtaattttcgtCTGGTGCTTAAATATTCGGACAATACATTGATACATTCCAAGCAATGTAGCTTTATAGCCAGCCAAtaagagtgctgcagttagatagctttgaggattagctagttttagatagctagtgcaactattcagtcgcacgctaacttagctagctcgcatgcagctgcatgcttgttctaattactCCAGACAGTTCGTATGctccaattatacccgctccaaaataattattttttgctgtccgataaattgcAGGACGTTTAAATGGCTCATTCGCCAATTTTGGttaatgtatactgtatatttaTTGTTCCTCAGTTGTCACCTGCCCTGTCCTACTTGACCCTACCAATGGAGGCGTGTCCACTCCTAACCTCAACTACCTCACCATTGCTGCATACAGCTGTGACCCTGGCTACGTCCTCACTGGTAGTGCTGCTAGAGCATGTCTTGCTGCTGGTCAGTGGTCAGGGGAGGCACCAACATGCCCACGTGAGTTAGCAATGGTGGGTTGGAAGTAATTATGATCAAGCATCtccctacagctgttgactgtggttccctggacgccccctccaatggagcagtggacacatcctctggaaccaccttcatgatgactgctacctacacctgtaacactggatacaacatTGCTGGATCAGACACTCGGACTTGTGAGGCCACTGCACTCTGGACTCCAGATGCCCCCACCTGTGCACGTGAGTAGCATGActgactgtgtacactgtatccACTGTGTTCATATtccacagctgttgactgtggttccCTCACTGTTCCTATTAACGGGCAAGTTagtacatcctctggaaccacctttaTGAGCACAGCCatctacacctgtaacactggctacactctcaatggagtaTTAACTAGAACCTGTCAAGCTAATGGAAACTGGGACCTAACAGTACCTACCTGTGATCGTGAGTGTTTCATGTACATAAAGAACTATAAATATAACGTTTGTTATTATAGCTATTGACTGTGGTTCCCTGGACACCCCttccaatggagcagtggacacatcctctggaaccaccttcatgatgactgctacctacacctgtaacactggatacactctcgTTGGAGACACCACTAGGACTTGTGGAGCTGATGGAGAGTGGTCCCCCATTGCTCCAGTGTGCAATCGTAAGTGCTATAACAGATTTCCCTGATCTTTTGACCACTTCCATTGCAGCTGTGGACTGTATGGGTCTCACTAACCCCATTGATGGTATGATTACCTTGACAACCACCACCTTTGAGAGCATTGCTACCTACTCTTGTAACACTGGACTATCACTCAGTGGAGAAGCCACTAGAACCTGTCAGGCTACTGGAGTGTGGACTGGGTTAGCTCCAACCTGTGTAGGTATGTTATCCTGTGTAGCCTCTCAACACCAGGTATCTAATGACCTCTCCTCAGCTCCTAGCATCACAGCCACAGTGACCTCCAGTGGTCCTCCAATGGCTGGTCAGAGCTACACCCTCACATGTACTGTGACTGGAGGGGAGGCTCTGAATCCAACCATCTCCTATCAATGGTTCGAGGGCTCCAGCACACGTGTGATGTTGCCTACTACCTCCGTTGatctcacctttgaccccctTCATCTCTCTGATGCTGGCCAGTATAGCTGTGATGTCATTGTCAGCTCTCCATccttgacctctgacctcacaGCTTCCAGTGGAGTAGAGGATCTCATCATTCAGAGTGAGTACAATAGAGTCTCTGTGTTGTCTCATTACCCCTCACATAGTTCCACCCCCCACTGTGAGTGTTAGTCAACCACCCACTGTGTTCCTGGGGACTATGTTCACACTGACATGTACTGCTGAGCTGGCAGCCTCCGTGGATGTGGGTGTtactgtgggtgtggtttggacAGGTCCAGGAGATTTCAGCATATCAGGAGACACCACTCTTTCAAGTCAACTGATGGTGGCCAGTGCTGCTCAGAGTGGAGACTACACGTGTACAGTTACTCTGGACTCTGCATCTAACCTTCGAACCAACAGCGATCCAGTCACTCAAGTGCGACCTATCAGTGTTGGTGAGTTGGTGGACACTGTGTAGTGCATTGTTGACCCCTCCTTGTGTAGTGGGTGCCCCCTCCTCTCCTGTGGTGACCTCAGTACCACTAACAGACTCCATTGCCTTCACCTGGACCCAAAATGATCAGAGTGATGTTGTGGTGACTTATAGTATCGTGTTTGAGTATAATGGATCATGTTCTGTGATGGTTGCACCGAGGAGTAGATCTGCGTCCTTCTTTACAGCATTCACTCCCACTGTCCTGTTCAGTTTCAGCAACTATCGAATGACTGTCACAGCTGTCAATCCAGTAGGATCCAATACAACAGTTGTCATAGTCACCACTCTTCCCTCAGGTAAGACAACACTCAAGATGAACCTTTGctgcctcccccccccacacattcACTCCCCCCACTCTCTTACCCCCACAGCTCCTAGTGGACCTGTACTGAACCTTGTGGCCAGTTCCTTCAACTCTACCTCAGTCACCATTCAGTGGGACAAAGTGTCTTGTGTACAGAGAAACAGTGACATCACTGGATATCAGATCACCTATGGTTACACAGTTGAAGGTACCACTCTGGATAGCGCCAGCATCCTTGGAACTGACATGAGGGAATTCACTGCATCTGGTCTCATTCCAAGAACCCAGTACACATTCCTAGTCACTCCTCTCATGATCAGTAATAGTGGCA comes from the Halichondria panicea chromosome 4, odHalPani1.1, whole genome shotgun sequence genome and includes:
- the LOC135335578 gene encoding uncharacterized protein LOC135335578: MLCSPVLCPSLTLTNGMISYSDPTLGRDTVATHTCVAGSALTTDLSTRTCGVTRRVGVWSGSPLVCAANLMSEVCPDVGIESTLQPVTEEQFQLRTTNREDGARLDVVAQSFWSNDRQSAFFDVRVFNPYAPTYRRSTMAQSYRRNEMEKKRAYEQRVREVEHGSFTPLVFSAAGGMGPAADIVYKKLASMLAEKQDKTYSTTLNWMRFSMVTCPPALADPTNGQVSIVTNTIGSTATYTCDTGYGVNGATTDTCGADGSWSAVPPTCDVVCPELSIDNGVISYIPTSPLFENTVATHTCDTGYEVITGDTTRTCGSTGVWGGTAPLCTVVTCPVLLDPTNGGVSTPNLNYLTIAAYSCDPGYVLTGSAARACLAAGQWSGEAPTCPPVDCGSLDAPSNGAVDTSSGTTFMMTATYTCNTGYNIAGSDTRTCEATALWTPDAPTCAPVDCGSLTVPINGQVSTSSGTTFMSTAIYTCNTGYTLNGVLTRTCQANGNWDLTVPTCDPIDCGSLDTPSNGAVDTSSGTTFMMTATYTCNTGYTLVGDTTRTCGADGEWSPIAPVCNPVDCMGLTNPIDGMITLTTTTFESIATYSCNTGLSLSGEATRTCQATGVWTGLAPTCVAPSITATVTSSGPPMAGQSYTLTCTVTGGEALNPTISYQWFEGSSTRVMLPTTSVDLTFDPLHLSDAGQYSCDVIVSSPSLTSDLTASSGVEDLIIQIPPPTVSVSQPPTVFLGTMFTLTCTAELAASVDVGVTVGVVWTGPGDFSISGDTTLSSQLMVASAAQSGDYTCTVTLDSASNLRTNSDPVTQVRPISVVGAPSSPVVTSVPLTDSIAFTWTQNDQSDVVVTYSIVFEYNGSCSVMVAPRSRSASFFTAFTPTVLFSFSNYRMTVTAVNPVGSNTTVVIVTTLPSAPSGPVLNLVASSFNSTSVTIQWDKVSCVQRNSDITGYQITYGYTVEGTTLDSASILGTDMREFTASGLIPRTQYTFLVTPLMISNSGMGTQVASVVRETSPAEELSLFLGGQFLTNHAVVTPSDIGDTNNALLCLTPFSDCCDSSNGLAGNWFDPSGSEVAGDGFGTPLYSDRGPSVVRLNRRADNVDSGVYRCELLTAVGVSMSLHVGLYPLGEGAPTIPDELVFNRADLTLTCVSNGGPASEVVWTRDGATVSTGYTLTQTVTNTATATYENVLTATTIADLVGTFICTVNNSRGTSNTVSFSFNGIDIEGVEGLVVGSNAALRCVSVSPATMIEWVNSGVEVTMTTTGLTLDLPFTPVTDTLHNSEFTCRVTRSPSNGGTGELSTYHTHCDW